In Candidatus Eisenbacteria bacterium, the following proteins share a genomic window:
- a CDS encoding NADP-dependent malic enzyme (NADP-dependent; catalyzes the oxidative decarboxylation of malate to form pyruvate; decarboxylates oxaloacetate), giving the protein MIRREDSIAYHTADRPGKIELRLTKSCLGPREMRLAYLPGASFPSEEIARDRAKVFQYTARGNLVGVITNGTAVPGLGDVGPEAAKPMQEGMAVLFKRLADIDVFDIELDTKNPDEIIETIRFIEPTFGGINLKDIRAPEGLVIYQKLCETLRIPVFHENLYSTAVVASAALLNALDLVEKKIDEVRVVVCGAGTVGTGCVRLFLRIGVRPENLLVYDAKGLVHPDREDLFDYQREYARAENARTLDGGLKGADVFLGASAGGVLTQEMLRGMGRYPIVFALATPEPEIEFEAARASRRDVIVATALGQYPNAVVDLLSFPYIFRGALDVQATRITEGMLEAAARALANLAREDVVEEVERAYGNERFSFGPEYLLPKPIDPRILVRESAAVAERAIAEGIARRPIETRLYEESLNIRIGTGRETLRGLIFRARQENMRVVFSDGANETILRACSILEDEKIANPVLLGAEDEVRSRIEKLGLDLAGVSVVDPERSPRFEHHLGEYFRMRRRKGLMRVAAARRLRQPDIFGAMMLHSGDADLLVAGVTTHYAESLRTILEVIGPLPGIRKVSSLYMVLLPKKTYFLADCAVNIDPSAEELAETALLAAGMARSLGIEPRVAMLSFSNFGSVDHPFTRKVRDATAIAKARAPELVIDGEMQLATAVDGSLRQEYFPFSNLERDANVLVFPDLQSGNLALHLLQHVGEAVLIGPALLGARLPVHLLQYGQTVEDVVNLTALGVVQAAERRGA; this is encoded by the coding sequence ATGATCCGACGAGAGGATTCCATCGCGTACCACACCGCGGATCGTCCGGGGAAGATCGAGCTCCGATTGACGAAATCCTGCCTCGGCCCGCGCGAGATGCGTCTGGCTTATCTCCCCGGCGCCTCCTTCCCTTCGGAGGAGATCGCGCGCGATCGCGCGAAGGTCTTCCAGTACACGGCGCGGGGGAACCTCGTCGGCGTCATCACGAACGGGACCGCGGTCCCCGGCCTCGGCGACGTCGGCCCCGAGGCGGCGAAGCCGATGCAGGAAGGAATGGCGGTTCTTTTCAAGAGGCTGGCGGATATCGACGTCTTCGACATCGAGCTCGACACGAAGAACCCCGACGAGATCATCGAGACGATTCGGTTCATCGAGCCGACCTTCGGCGGGATCAACCTGAAGGACATCCGCGCCCCCGAGGGCCTCGTCATCTACCAGAAGCTCTGCGAAACGCTCCGAATTCCGGTCTTTCACGAGAACCTGTACAGCACCGCGGTCGTCGCGTCGGCGGCGCTTCTCAACGCGCTCGATCTCGTCGAGAAGAAGATCGACGAGGTGCGCGTCGTTGTTTGCGGCGCGGGAACAGTCGGGACCGGGTGCGTGCGCCTCTTCCTTCGAATCGGCGTCCGGCCGGAGAACCTGCTCGTCTACGACGCCAAGGGGCTCGTCCATCCCGATCGCGAGGATCTCTTCGATTATCAGAGGGAATACGCGCGCGCAGAGAACGCGCGCACTCTCGATGGCGGCTTGAAAGGCGCCGACGTCTTTCTCGGCGCCTCCGCGGGCGGCGTGCTCACCCAGGAGATGCTGCGAGGGATGGGGCGCTATCCGATCGTCTTCGCCCTCGCCACGCCGGAACCGGAAATCGAGTTCGAGGCGGCCCGCGCGAGCCGGCGGGACGTCATCGTCGCGACCGCTCTCGGGCAGTATCCGAACGCGGTCGTCGACCTCCTCAGCTTCCCGTACATCTTTCGCGGGGCTCTCGACGTGCAGGCCACGCGCATCACCGAGGGGATGCTCGAGGCGGCGGCGCGGGCGCTTGCCAACCTCGCGCGCGAGGACGTCGTGGAGGAAGTCGAGCGAGCCTACGGAAACGAGCGCTTCAGCTTCGGCCCCGAGTATCTTCTGCCGAAACCGATCGACCCGCGCATCCTCGTGCGCGAATCGGCCGCGGTCGCCGAACGCGCGATCGCCGAGGGGATCGCTCGCCGTCCGATCGAGACCCGTCTCTACGAAGAGAGCCTCAACATCAGGATCGGAACCGGAAGGGAGACGCTCCGCGGCCTTATCTTCCGCGCGCGCCAGGAGAACATGCGCGTCGTCTTTTCCGACGGCGCCAACGAGACGATCCTTCGCGCATGCAGCATCCTCGAGGACGAGAAGATCGCGAACCCCGTTCTCCTTGGAGCGGAAGACGAGGTGCGGAGCCGGATTGAGAAGCTCGGTCTCGATCTCGCAGGGGTCTCGGTCGTCGATCCGGAACGGAGCCCGCGTTTCGAGCACCATCTCGGCGAGTACTTCCGGATGCGCCGCCGCAAGGGACTCATGCGGGTCGCCGCGGCGCGGCGACTCCGGCAGCCGGATATCTTCGGCGCGATGATGCTCCACTCGGGCGACGCAGATCTTCTCGTCGCCGGCGTCACGACGCACTACGCCGAGTCGCTCCGCACGATCCTCGAGGTGATCGGACCCCTTCCTGGAATCCGCAAGGTCTCCAGTCTCTACATGGTGCTCCTTCCGAAAAAAACCTACTTCCTCGCGGACTGCGCGGTGAACATCGACCCGAGCGCGGAGGAGCTCGCCGAAACCGCCCTTCTCGCCGCCGGAATGGCCCGTTCGCTCGGGATCGAGCCGCGCGTCGCCATGCTCTCCTTCTCGAATTTCGGGAGCGTGGACCATCCCTTCACGCGCAAAGTACGCGACGCGACCGCGATCGCGAAGGCACGCGCGCCCGAACTCGTCATCGACGGCGAGATGCAGCTCGCCACCGCGGTCGACGGATCGCTTCGCCAAGAGTACTTCCCCTTCTCGAACCTCGAGAGGGACGCCAACGTGCTGGTCTTCCCCGACCTCCAATCCGGAAACCTCGCCCTTCATCTTCTCCAGCACGTGGGAGAGGCGGTCCTCATCGGGCCCGCCCTCCTCGGGGCGCGCCTTCCGGTTCATCTTCTCCAATACGGGCAAACCGTGGAGGACGTCGTGAACCTCACCGCGCTCGGCGTGGTCCAGGCGGCCGAGAGGCGCGGCGCGTGA